The Microplitis mediator isolate UGA2020A chromosome 10, iyMicMedi2.1, whole genome shotgun sequence genomic sequence aaaaatttgatacgcttatgtcagttgaaaatttttaaaaagtgggaggcactgtctgagaatggccttaaaatGTTGCTCTctcgtattttaaaaataaaaactgtgaCTATAATAAGTTCAAATTAAATtggtaattatataattaataatttctgggatcaaactaaaaaaaaataattattattatacataacaatataaaaaaaattcgctgACAACCGCCGGATAtctgccaaaatatttttaattaaggggttaggggtagtcagaattttcaaaaaatcgatttttttttttttgcattttcttaaagtataatattttaaaaatattgtgtgaaaatttgaagtgaatccgacaaattcttttcgagttatttaacaatgaccaaaggacgctcgggtgctacgtggcattcgagagcaggtagctagaaacagctgcaagcaaccgacctttcgggtttcattgtcatgaatatctccccattttaatgtatttataattatatatatatatatatatatatatatatatatatatatatatatatatatatatacatatatatatccttctacatatattcacaatttgtaggtagtacaagaactgaaaaataatttttggttgccagtatacctgtagtcgttgcactgatcagtcgatagttttgtgataaattatttctcaagtgaattaaattattaaccatgggacgtgattctagaaaggtttcaagagaacttcggagttctgaaaaaattaataagtcgcgttcagtcaaaagaaagaatgtttttaatccgaaaacagccgaacgtgatgaaagtattcagagtacatcttctaaaaaattaaaacaaaacactgaagatgatgtacctgaagacagcagtactgaatttcgaataataaattttattcaggtattcactgcaatttctgctcttataaaatgtaaaaaatgtgatggaaatgtagtgtttcaaacagcaagtacacgtgggctgggattcaaaattgtagttgcatgtaataactgtggaaatgaatatattccttcctgttctttcgttgggcattcttatgaaataaacagacgtttcatttttgtaatgagaatactaggaataggatacgaaggattgtgcaagttttgcggcctgatggacatgccgtcttttttagataaatctacgcatacaattttactgaaacagattttgaattgtagtaaagccgtcgcagaaaccttcatgacgaaagctgtgaatgaagaaaagcaagcaatgccaacaactgaaaatgaagatataaatcatctaactgtatcgggagatggaacctggcaaaaacggggatatacatcgtcatttggagtttcttctataattggctattttactggaaagattcttgacataaacattaaaagtgcatattgtaagctatgtgagtattggaaaaaaaaaacaaatactgttgagttcgaggaatggtatcaatcgcatgaagatgtgtgttctgctaatcatcaagggtcttctgggaaaatggaggtggatgcgatggtcgaaatgttttcgtattctgaaactaaatatggagttaagtatgccaactatattggtgatggtgactccaagacctattcaggaattataaaatcagatccttacgaaaatacaactgtaaataaaaaggaatgtaTAGGGCGTGTCCAAAAGCGGATGGGGAGTCGATTACGTACGCTGAAGAGTAAACAAAAAGGTCTTGGTGGTCGAGGTAAGCTCAcaggaaaattaatagacaaactaactgtgtactatggtttagcaatacgccggcattgtgattctattgaaaatatgaaatctgctataatggcaaccttttatcactacggctcgagtgatgaaaaaccgaatcatgatatgtgtccaaaaggcgaagaatcttggtgctcttaccagcgcgctgaagcaagaggagagcttgataccttttctcacgattattctcctttaccttctgatgttttaaaagctatcaagcctatatacgaagatcttagtaatgaaaatttactttcaagatgtgtaggtggattcaatcagaataataatggaagctttaaccaactagtatggaaaatatgcccaaaaacggtaaatactagttttactatcgtacaaatagctgcatacgttgctatgtgtatatttaatgagggtataaattcattattagtcttgatgaatacacta encodes the following:
- the LOC130675383 gene encoding uncharacterized protein LOC130675383 isoform X1; this encodes MGRDSRKVSRELRSSEKINKSRSVKRKNVFNPKTAERDESIQSTSSKKLKQNTEDDVPEDSSTEFRIINFIQVFTAISALIKCKKCDGNVVFQTASTRGLGFKIVVACNNCGNEYIPSCSFVGHSYEINRRFIFVMRILGIGYEGLCKFCGLMDMPSFLDKSTHTILLKQILNCSKAVAETFMTKAVNEEKQAMPTTENEDINHLTVSGDGTWQKRGYTSSFGVSSIIGYFTGKILDINIKSAYCKLCEYWKKKTNTVEFEEWYQSHEDVCSANHQGSSGKMEVDAMVEMFSYSETKYGVKYANYIGDGDSKTYSGIIKSDPYENTTVNKKECIGRVQKRMGSRLRTLKSKQKGLGGRGKLTGKLIDKLTVYYGLAIRRHCDSIENMKSAIMATFYHYGSSDEKPNHDMCPKGEESWCSYQRAEARGELDTFSHDYSPLPSDVLKAIKPIYEDLSNENLLSRCVGGFNQNNNGSFNQLVWKICPKTDLIVGLILIGMQKEWKLHVSK
- the LOC130675383 gene encoding uncharacterized protein LOC130675383 isoform X2, with amino-acid sequence MGRDSRKVSRELRSSEKINKSRSVKRKNVFNPKTAERDESIQSTSSKKLKQNTEDDVPEDSSTEFRIINFIQVFTAISALIKCKKCDGNVVFQTASTRGLGFKIVVACNNCGNEYIPSCSFVGHSYEINRRFIFVMRILGIGYEGLCKFCGLMDMPSFLDKSTHTILLKQILNCSKAVAETFMTKAVNEEKQAMPTTENEDINHLTVSGDGTWQKRGYTSSFGVSSIIGYFTGKILDINIKSAYCKLCEYWKKKTNTVEFEEWYQSHEDVCSANHQGSSGKMEVDAMVEMFSYSETKYGVKYANYIGDGDSKTYSGIIKSDPYENTTVNKKECIGRVQKRMGSRLRTLKSKQKGLGGRGKLTGKLIDKLTVYYGLAIRRHCDSIENMKSAIMATFYHYGSSDEKPNHDMCPKGEESWCSYQRAEARGELDTFSHDYSPLPSDVLKAIKPIYEDLSNENLLSRCVGGFNQNNNGSFNQLVWKICPKTS